DNA from Halorarum salinum:
GTCTGATTTCCTCTGTGGGCGTCCGTCGCCCTCCATCCTCGTCTCCCCCGGGTTTCGCCCGCGAGGCGCACCTCCCGTCCACCGGTCGGGCCGGGACGAACGTTTTTCATACTATCGGTATATACCATCAGGTATGCAGACGTTCAGTGGGAGCGGAGCCGGGCCCGATCGTCCGGGAGGGGACCGATGCGGCTGGTAGAGCCGACGGACTTCGAGGTGCTCGCGTTCCTCGAGTCGCACGGCCGGAACAACGCCATCAACATCTCGACGGGGCTGGACCGCGACCGGTCGTACGTGAACACGCGCCTGCGGGCCCTGGAGGACCTGGGCCTGGTCGAGCGCGTCGGCCCGGCGACGAACTCGGGGTTGTACGAATTGAGCGCCCGCGGGCGCGCGGCGCTGTCGGTCCGGGACCGCTACCGCGAGGCGGGCACCGACTTCGAGGCGCTCGTCGAGGCGACGCTGGCCGACGAGTAGCCCGTCGAACCGTGGGCCTCGCGGGTCGGGCGGGTGGATATTTTCAGCCGAAATCGACCGACAGAAGGGCGTTATTAGGGGAATACCCCGATGGACAAACTGGTAGGATTCCCATAATGTTAAGTGAGCCCCTTCGGATACCGTTGGTATGTGCGAATGGGATATACACGTGGTCATGAAGCTCCCATTCGGACATGACAAGCAAATATGACCAAGAAAACATCGCAACGCGAAAAGGCGCGCGCGGTCATCCTCGCGGCGCTCATGGTCCTCTCCGTGATGGTGGGGACGGTGGCGCTATCCGGGGGGGCTGCGGCGGCTGCAAACAGCCTGACGGCTACTTCGTCAGGACCGTATCAATCGGGGAACTCGGTCAGCTTCGAGTTCACTCCTGATGATAGTGATACAGATGTACAGGTCTGGATTGACGCCGACGGTAGTGGCGATTATCAGACTAGTGAGACAACAAAAACGATCTCCAGTGACCAGCTAACAGCGACTGAGACGTACGCTGGTAGCATCCAGCTCGCTACTGACGCTGCTGAAGGAACGGGCTACCAGATAGCTGTCGTTCAGCAAGGTAGTGCTCTCAGTGGTGGAGAAACTCCTGACAGTACGAGCGGTACGTTTGAGGTTGATAACACCGCGCCGACCATCTCGGATTACTCCGTGACGAACCCGAGTGGACAGGATGTCACGGTCTCGGTCACGGCTGACGAGCAGCTCTCGGCCGTGAGTGCGACTGTCTCCGGTGCGGAGGATGGCAGTCTCTCCGGCATCGGTGAGAACTTCGACGAAACCGACAACACTGACGGTACTTACACCTACGAGGCTACCTACACGGGTAGCAGCGATGGTGACTACACCGTCACGCTCAATACGGCAGCCGACGCCGCGGGCAACGACGGTTCGAGCTCAGAGTCCGGAACTGTATCCGTTGACACCACCGGACCTTCGGTGACGTACAACTCGCCGACGGATCTCACGAACGAAAATCAGCCGACGATTACGGTTGACGTGACCGACGACGGCAGCGGGGTAGACGCGAACTCCATCACGGTGACCGTCGATGACCAGGCTGATGACAACGTCGAAATCGACGCCGCTGGGACAGGGACGACCGGCGTGTCTTACAACTCTGGAACACTGACCGTCGATGTCTCGGAGGGAGGCGTCACGCTTGACGACGGCGATGTCGACGTGTCGGTGAGCGCCGACGACAACTATGGAAATTCGAATTCCATCTCGAACACGGGCGCGTTCACGGTCGACACGACTGGTCCGACCATTCAGGACGCAGTTACGCATGACCTGGACAATAACGGTGAGGTCGACCAGATCTCGCTTACGCTCTTGGACGACACCAATGAATCGACCATCGACGCCGGCGACTTCGAAGTCGCCGGTGCATCGGTGGACGGTGTCGAAGTTGGTGACTCGGTCAACCTGTCCGTCTCCGGCCTCGGCGTCGACACGGCCGTCACGCCGCAGGTTAATCTGACCGCTAACTCGATCGAAGACGGAGTCGGAAACTCCATTGAGTCCAAGCAGGAGTACACGGAAACGTCGGATGGTGCCGCGCCGGCTCCGGTCGACATGACCGGTCCCGAGTTCGGCACCTACGGGTCGGGTGAGTCGCTCGACTTCGAGGTCGAATACTCCGAGAGTGTGAGCCTCACGAACGACGTGAACCTCAACCTCTCCATCCCCGGCGTTCCGCAGTCTGATGCGCTTCTGATTGCGGGCACCGGCGACTCGAACTCGAACCTGACCTTCACCTACACTCTCGAAGATGACGACGGTGTGGGTTCGGTCGACTACAACAGCACTTCGTTCGAACTTGGTAGCGAAGGCGCCCTCGAAGATATGAGTGGCAATTCGAACGACGCTGTCCTCGATTTCTCTGGTGTTGAAGCGGACCTCTCCGAAGTCGCGATCGACACGGACAAGGCGAACCCCGTCTCCGTCGACCAGCCGAACTCGGAGACTAACAAGACGACCGATGGCACGCTGGACGTCACGTACCGGTACGCGGACGATAACCCGTCCGACGTTCAGATCGTCCTGAACGACACAGCTGACGAGACCGATAACTTCGTCTACGATGTAGACGACTCGAAGTACAGCAACGAGAACAACGCGAAGACAGTCACGCTCGACCTTGACGAGATCTCGGAGAGTTCGGCCTCCGACGTGAGCAACCTGGAAGGGTCTTACGCAGTGAAGGTCGTCGTGACCGACACGCTCGGTAACACGAACTCCACGCAGACTGGTTCGGACGTCGTCATCATCGACGACGAAGCGCCGGACCTCAGTGGAGGACTCTCGGACATCGACAACACCGACCCGGCGACGAGCTTCAACGTCTCTGTCGCTAGACAGGGATCCGTTGATGTCGACCCGAGTACCATCGAGGTCAACGTCACGGAGTCCGATGGGACCGAACACGTCCTGACGACGGCCGAGAGCGGTGTCACCTACGATGCGGACGCCGACAAGGTCGAAGTCAGCGGTCTCACCTACGCTGACGGCGTTACCCAAGTCAACGTCTCGGCGGAGGACTACGTCGGCAACGGTGCCGAGAGAAACGGCGAACTGACTTTCGAGATCAACGACGAAGTCCCGTCTATCACTTCGGTGGAAGCCGAAGCGGGATCCGATGAGGTCACGGTGTCCTTCTCGGAACCTGTCCACGCGGACGATGATGGACTCAGTGCTGACGACTTCGCGTACGAAGACGTCAACAGTGGTAGTGCGACGCAGATCGGTTCCGTCTCTGACGTGACGGAGCCGACGAGCACCGTCACGATCACGCTCGACGCCGCGGTCGATGCGAACGACCTCGGCAACGACACCATCTCCGCCCGCGAGGGCGCGATCAACGACTCTGCTGACACGCAGGTCGACACGACGACGGTCGCGCTTGACGACACCACGCCCCCGGCCGAACCAGACATCACGGCCGGGTCCGTGACGGCGCAGAACGAGGGCGAGTACACTGTGACGGTCACCGCCGACGGTGACACGGTCGACACGGTTAACGTCGCAGTCAAGAACTCGTCCGGCGATGTCTACGCCGAGAACAACTCCGTCGACATCTCTTCGGACTCCGCGGACGTCCAGTTCGACCTCACGGGTCTCGAAGAGGGTGACGTCACCATCGTGGCCGAGGTCACCGACCGCGGTGTCGATGAGACGAACGACGCCTCCGTGAGCACGGTCAAGGACAACACATCCGCGACCATCACGGAGGTACAGGCTGACGCTGGTGACGAGTTCCTCTACGTCACGTTCAGTGAGGAGGTCACTGGCGCTACCAGTACGGGCGCGTACAGCTTCGAGAACCTGTCGGTGATCGATGTTTCGGAGTTCACCCCCGAGCAGAACACCTACAGCGTCATGCTCGACGATTCGGTCGAGCCCGGTGACTTCAACAACGAGAACGTCACGGTCGCCGCTACGTCGGGAATCACCGATGTTAACGGCACCGAGGCTGACACGTCCGAAGTTCAGCTAACGGACGATGAAGAGCCGTTCATGATCTCGGCCACGACCGAGAACGGTTCTGACACGGTCGAACTGACCTTCTTCGAGAGGGTCTACAACGGCTCCAACGGTGCTCTCTCCGCTGAGAACTTCACGTACGTGAACAAAAGCGGCGAGAACTACGAGATCGAATCCGTCGATCACTCCGCGGGTGCTATATCCGCGACGGTCACTCTCAACAGTTCACTCACCGCCAACGACATCGGCAGTGACGTGATCCTTGGGACCTATGACGACTCGCAGGATAACCGGGCGGACGGGGTCGGCCAAGTCATCACTGATGATGTGGATATCACCGATGTCGAACTGAGCAACCTCTCTGACGGCACAGTGCAGGTTCAGTTCAACTCCTCCGAGGAGCTGGCAGACTTCACTGCAACGCTTGAGAGCGAACACACGATGCTCGAGCAGGAGAACGTCGACGAGACTTTCGACATCGAGGATGCGTCCGTCGAGCAGAACGGTGACAAGTACACCTACACGGTGAACTACACCGTTCCGCGCGACGGTAGCTACGAACTCAATCTCGAGAGCATCGAGTCGGTTAGCGGAACCGAAGCCAGCGACGACTCGGTAGACGACCATGTTGTCGTTGACTACGAGGACCCGCATCCTGTTGATGCGGAAATCGTTGAAGCTGACGGCGAGACAACCACTATCGCTGTTCAGTTCAATGAACCTGTCAATCTGAATGACAGGGAGAAATTCCTGTCCCTCGAACAGGTTGGTTGGGGTTCCTACGAGATCACCTTGGCAGGCACTCTCCCCACTGGTGACGAACAGGTCACCCAGTTCGATCCCGATGATGGTTTCGAACTGACTGGTGACTACTCCGAACTCTCGGACGAGCAGGTCGTCATCAACACGATCGAACTCGACTTCACGGAAGGCGTGAACTTCGTCTCCGTGCCGGCCGAGTTCGGCTCGCTCGACATCGAGAACTCCGAGTTCCCGAACAGCGAGGTCACCAGCATCATGACCTACGACGATGGTGAGTGGCACTCCTTCAACCCCGAGAAGCCCAGCGACGAGCAGGACTTCACGGAACTCGAAGGTGGCCAGGGGTACATCATTAACGTTGCCTCGGACGACACGGTCGACGTGACCGTCCGCAACGAGAACCCCGGCACCACCGCCGAGGATGCCACACCCGGTGACCAGCAGCTCGAGGAAGGCTGGAACCTGGTCGGTCACTGGCAGGAGGGCTCCCAGTCGACGGACGTCGCACTCGGTACCATCTCCGAGAGCAGTTCGACGAACGTCTGGGGTCAGAACTCCGCCGGTAAATTCAGCTACGAATCCGTGAGCACCTTCGAACCCGGCGAGGCCTACTGGGTCTTCGTCGAGGACGACGAGGTCTACACGGCAGCTGAATACGAGATCGAGAAGGCCAGCTAATCGCGAAGCGCAATCTGACTTCCAAATTTATTTGGGGGTAATCAATAACAGATGACACAACAAATGATACGGAAGACATCCGCGCTTCGTGTACTCGCAGCCGTCACCATCGCGTTGATGGTCGCGACAGCCGGCGCCGGGTCCGTCGCCGCAGTTCCGGATCCTCCCCACGAGGTGTTCGGGACCGTCACGGACCAGAAGGGTAACGCTGTCTCCGGTGTGTCGGTGACGGTCTCCGACACGGATGGCGACTCGATCACCGCGACGACCAACTCGGACGGGTACTACGAGATCAAGTTCCCGGCTGAGGACGCCGATGATGGCGAGACTCTCACGGTGAAGGTGGAAGGGGCAGAGGAGACGACTGCCTTCTCCTCTGGCACTTCCGAGAGGATCGACTTCGACGGCGTTGAGGAGCCACCGACCGACAATCCGGTCGACGATGGTGACTCCGACGTCGAGAACGGTGGCGCGACCGTCGACCTCAGTGACGGTGACGGCAGCACCGGCAGCGTGACCGTCTCCGGCCTCCCAGCCGGGGCGAGCACGGTGACGGTGTACGAGGCGAACGCCCCGACCGGGGGCGCGCCCGCGCCGAGCAACAACGTCGCGGTCTACCTCGACATCGCCGCCGACGTGGACGTCTCGAACGACGTTACCGTCTCGGTGACCGTCGACGCGAGCGCGCTCGAGGACGCCGGTATCGCCACCGACGACGCGGTGCTGCTCCACTACACCGACGGCTCGTGGTCCGAACTCGGCACCGACGTGACGACCGACGGCGAGGACGTCACGCTCGACGCCACTGCGAGCGGCCTCTCGCCGTTTGCCGTCGCGCAGGCCGACGACGACGATGACTCCACCGGCGGCGGCAACACCGGCGGCGGTCAGACCGGCGGCGACGACGGTGACACCGACGACACGCCGACCGCAACGCCGGACGACGGCACCCCTGACGACGGCAGCACGCCGGACGATGGGACACCGGACGACGGCACCCCTGACGACGGGGCGCCCGTGGACGGCACGCCGGACGACGGCACGACCGACGTGACCTCGCCCGAACCCGACGACGACGGACCCGGCCCGCTGCTGATCGGCGGTCTGGTGATCGTGGTACTGGCCATCGCCGGCGCTGCGTACGTCGTCTACGGCCGCGAACAGGCATAGCCACCCGAACGACCAATTTTTCGGCGCCAACGACCCGCTACTGGCGAGTGGGGGTACGGGAACTCGTCCCTGCCCTACCCGCGAGATACCCTGCTGAGCGCTCGCACGACGGACACGTCAAAATTTAATATCTATCGGAATACTCGTCCCGCCATGCCGGCCGACGAGGCTGAACTCCCGGACCTGCGGTTGAAGTTTCCGGCGGGGCGATTCGAACAGCCCGTACTCAGGCTGATTGTCGCCGCGCAACTGTCCGTGGGGATAACGTCCCTCCTCGTGCTCCTCTACTGGTTCCACATCCTCGCGGGCGAACTGCGAGCCTCCGTGAGTACCTTCGACCAGTCCATCGAGATATTCGGGCTCGCGGTCATGATGGTGACGTTCGTGTTATTCCTCCACCAACTGTACGAGTAGGTGTTCACCGGCGTCTCCATCGCTCGTCTCGCTCGATTCGGTCCGGGCATTAGGTTTCTCGAGGCTACCCGTAATGGGATGTCCTCCACGGGACCGACCGCTCCCGGACGGACCGTCACTCCCCCCGTGCGTCGTCCCGGAGGTAGCTGTCGATGACGTAGAGGCCGAACGGCACCGTCCCGCAGACGACGGCGAACGCCGCCACCTCGACGCCGGCCTCTCCGAACCGGTCGATGTACAGCTGGACGCTCCCCCCGAAGACGTACGCGATGAGCACGAGCATTCCCAGCAGCAGGATCGCGAACCCGCCGAGGATGGCCGTGTACCACGCGATGAACAGCCGGAATCGATCGTGTGCCGTCCGCTTGGCGTCGGGAGTGGACATTATGAGGACGCTTCGGCTACCAGTTCGTGACCCGTCCGCATTGTTAGCCGGGGCGATTCGGCGACGTGGCCCCGATTAACCCGGCGGCCCCCCCGTCAGTGTACAGTAACTACTTTGACACGGGGCGTCCGACCTGCCGGCGTGACACCGACCCTCCGCCGCCTCCTCGCGGCCGCCCCCGGCGTCTTCGCCGTGGTCACCCTCCCTGCGGCGGCGCTCGCCGGACTGCTCGTCGGCCCCGACGCGGCCGCCGCCCTCGTCATCCTCGGCTGGTTACTCCTCACGCCGCTGTCGGCGATCCTCGTCGACGAGGTGTTCGGACTCGACGACGGCGACGAGGACCTCGAGCGCGTCGTCGACGCGTGGACCGAGTGGCGGGGCGAGGACGCGGACGACGCGGGGACGCCCGACCCCTCTCCCGCCTCCGGGAGCGGTACGCCGCGGGCGAGATCGACGAGGCCGAGTTCGAGCACCGCCTCGACCTCCTGCTCGAGACCGAGGACGCCGACGCGGCGACGGCCCGCGAGCGCCTCCGCGAGTGGGAGGGCTGGTGAACACGTCCGGCCCGGAGGTGTGCACCTCAAGGCGCGGTGAGACCATACAGGTGTCTCACGCTAGGCTAGAGAGTGCTGACCGCGGTTGCGTCCCTCTTCGCTCCGATCTGCGCCGGTACTGGTTAGCTTGCGAGCGGGACGAATGCTGACACACGGGAGCAGCGTTCTGGATGGGGCGGCAGTCCTCGCTCGCGCCCACCGCCATCGTCGAGTCTGCCGGTATTCGTATTTCCCCTGGTCGCCACGAGTGGAGGGCTTGGCCGTCTCCAAACTCCGTGTTACAGATCGAGCGACGTGGATAGCGGTGCTCGTGGGTAGAAACGGGCGGACATCGACACCAGACTCGGTCACAGCGCCGCAAGAACCACTCCATCTGTCTGTGGGTTACAGCTAGGGACATGATGGTGACGACGATATCCAGATCGGACCCCATCAAAACCGTGAGCAGAGACTGCCATTCGGCGATCCAGTGCTGCCAGACCGTTTCGTCACCCCATCATCGACCGCCGATCGGACTTCCAAACACGGCTACCTGCATGCGATTCCCGCCTACAGGATGGTGGGGGTTGCTCCGCGAGTACGAGGCGTACCCCGAGAGACTTGACCGGGACCGATTCTGCAGTCTCTCATTCGAGTACGGAATTCAGGCCAGGATCTCCTAGCTCCGATCCACAGAGGGAACTCGTGACGCTTGCGGAGGAACGCCTCCGTTTTGGATAAGACCTGACTCTACAGGCAACCTCGATGGACGCTCTCGACGCTATACATCACGTGAAACTGGGTCTGGCTTCGGCCCGAGATTCCTGACTTCCTCCGTGCCACGGTCGACGTCTCTGGTCGATAGGTTGTGGATGATCGCTGAGACGGAGACACAGTGTCCTCTAGGTGGTGAAGGCCGACTCGTCGGTGCGTGGTTGTGGCCGACTGGTACGATACGACAGGGGTGGGCACATGGTCACGGGGGTCGACCTCGATTCGAGGAGGCCGTGCCATACGCGCCAGTTTGCATCAGGAACTACTGTACAAATCTCGCCGATCACTTCATACAGCAAGCGGCGTTCGAACCACCCTCGACTTCCTACTCGAACCCGTGGATACCAGTGTCGAGACAGTCCACGTACTCCTCCGGGGACGAGAGAGCCCGCAAATCCCGAAACGGCCCGGTCGAAGCGGGTGACGGAATCACCGCTTCGACCGGACGATTACCGGCCGGAACGGCCCGGACTGATTGGGTGCACCGATGCTCGTCGACTGGGGCGTCCCGCCGTAGTGTCTCCACCGCAAACACTGATAGGTATAGACTGCATACGACCGTATGCACATGTCCAAGAGCATCCGGCTGTCGGAGGAGGCCTACGATCGCCTCGCCGCCCGCAAGCGGGAGGACGAGACGTTCTCCGAGGTCGTGCTCCGGATCGCCGGCGAACGATCCCTACTCGAACTCGCAGGGATTCTCGACGACGAGGAGGCCGACGCGCTGGCGGACGCGATCGACGAACGACGCGCTCGTCGCCGCAACGAGCTCGAGGGGATCGCCGAACGGCTACGTGAGGCGTAGCCGTGCTGCTCGACACGACGTTCCTCATCGACCTACTGCGGGGTGACGACGACGCGGTCGAGAAGGCTGTGGAACTGGAGGAGGATCTCGTCCAGCAGCGCCTCTCGGCGATGACGCTGTTCGAACTCTACCACGGCGTCGCTCGCTCGGACCAGTCCGAGGAGGAGCGAGCGACCGTCGAGGACGTCCTCGCCTCGAAGCCGATCCACCCCGCAGACGCCGCTGTCATGCGGAAAGGGGGACGTCTCTCGGGCGAACTCGCGAACGATGGGACGCCAATCGGCGACGGTGACGTCATCATCGGTGCGACCGCCGACATCGTCGAGGAGCCAGTACTGACGCGGAACGTCAAAGACTTCGAGCGGCTCGACGGCATCGAGATAGAGACGTACTGACGCCGGGACGGCTTGCGATCAGGCGGACGGCGCGTCGCCGACCGCCTGGGTCGAAACGACTAACGGGCGCTGTGTCAGTGACCCGATATGGTCTCCACGAGATACCCCGCCCTCGCCGGCCTGCTCGCCGGCGTCGCGACGCTCCGCGACCGACTCGTCCCGTTCGTCTACGCGTGGACCGACGCGGACGCGACGACGCTCGCCGCGTACTACTCGGTGACCACGTGGCTCGCGTTCTTGCTGGTGCCCGTCGCCGCCGTGACCGTCGGTTACGCCGGCGGACGAACCGCGGCCGACGCGGACCTCGACCTCGGTCGGGTCGGCCTCGTCTGTCTCGCGGCCGGCCTCGCTGCGTCGGTCGTCGCCATCGCCGTGAGCGTCCTCCTTCGACCCGACTCCGTCATGGCCACCACCGGCTTGCCTCTCCGGGCGGTGGGCTACGCGCACGCCGTCGTTCGGGCGCCCGCCATCGCCGCCGTCGCGACGGTGGCCGGGGTGGCGCTCGCGGCCGACCGGGCCGCCGCCTGACCGCGAAGC
Protein-coding regions in this window:
- a CDS encoding winged helix-turn-helix transcriptional regulator, which produces MRLVEPTDFEVLAFLESHGRNNAINISTGLDRDRSYVNTRLRALEDLGLVERVGPATNSGLYELSARGRAALSVRDRYREAGTDFEALVEATLADE
- a CDS encoding beta strand repeat-containing protein translates to MTKKTSQREKARAVILAALMVLSVMVGTVALSGGAAAAANSLTATSSGPYQSGNSVSFEFTPDDSDTDVQVWIDADGSGDYQTSETTKTISSDQLTATETYAGSIQLATDAAEGTGYQIAVVQQGSALSGGETPDSTSGTFEVDNTAPTISDYSVTNPSGQDVTVSVTADEQLSAVSATVSGAEDGSLSGIGENFDETDNTDGTYTYEATYTGSSDGDYTVTLNTAADAAGNDGSSSESGTVSVDTTGPSVTYNSPTDLTNENQPTITVDVTDDGSGVDANSITVTVDDQADDNVEIDAAGTGTTGVSYNSGTLTVDVSEGGVTLDDGDVDVSVSADDNYGNSNSISNTGAFTVDTTGPTIQDAVTHDLDNNGEVDQISLTLLDDTNESTIDAGDFEVAGASVDGVEVGDSVNLSVSGLGVDTAVTPQVNLTANSIEDGVGNSIESKQEYTETSDGAAPAPVDMTGPEFGTYGSGESLDFEVEYSESVSLTNDVNLNLSIPGVPQSDALLIAGTGDSNSNLTFTYTLEDDDGVGSVDYNSTSFELGSEGALEDMSGNSNDAVLDFSGVEADLSEVAIDTDKANPVSVDQPNSETNKTTDGTLDVTYRYADDNPSDVQIVLNDTADETDNFVYDVDDSKYSNENNAKTVTLDLDEISESSASDVSNLEGSYAVKVVVTDTLGNTNSTQTGSDVVIIDDEAPDLSGGLSDIDNTDPATSFNVSVARQGSVDVDPSTIEVNVTESDGTEHVLTTAESGVTYDADADKVEVSGLTYADGVTQVNVSAEDYVGNGAERNGELTFEINDEVPSITSVEAEAGSDEVTVSFSEPVHADDDGLSADDFAYEDVNSGSATQIGSVSDVTEPTSTVTITLDAAVDANDLGNDTISAREGAINDSADTQVDTTTVALDDTTPPAEPDITAGSVTAQNEGEYTVTVTADGDTVDTVNVAVKNSSGDVYAENNSVDISSDSADVQFDLTGLEEGDVTIVAEVTDRGVDETNDASVSTVKDNTSATITEVQADAGDEFLYVTFSEEVTGATSTGAYSFENLSVIDVSEFTPEQNTYSVMLDDSVEPGDFNNENVTVAATSGITDVNGTEADTSEVQLTDDEEPFMISATTENGSDTVELTFFERVYNGSNGALSAENFTYVNKSGENYEIESVDHSAGAISATVTLNSSLTANDIGSDVILGTYDDSQDNRADGVGQVITDDVDITDVELSNLSDGTVQVQFNSSEELADFTATLESEHTMLEQENVDETFDIEDASVEQNGDKYTYTVNYTVPRDGSYELNLESIESVSGTEASDDSVDDHVVVDYEDPHPVDAEIVEADGETTTIAVQFNEPVNLNDREKFLSLEQVGWGSYEITLAGTLPTGDEQVTQFDPDDGFELTGDYSELSDEQVVINTIELDFTEGVNFVSVPAEFGSLDIENSEFPNSEVTSIMTYDDGEWHSFNPEKPSDEQDFTELEGGQGYIINVASDDTVDVTVRNENPGTTAEDATPGDQQLEEGWNLVGHWQEGSQSTDVALGTISESSSTNVWGQNSAGKFSYESVSTFEPGEAYWVFVEDDEVYTAAEYEIEKAS
- a CDS encoding carboxypeptidase-like regulatory domain-containing protein, which translates into the protein MIRKTSALRVLAAVTIALMVATAGAGSVAAVPDPPHEVFGTVTDQKGNAVSGVSVTVSDTDGDSITATTNSDGYYEIKFPAEDADDGETLTVKVEGAEETTAFSSGTSERIDFDGVEEPPTDNPVDDGDSDVENGGATVDLSDGDGSTGSVTVSGLPAGASTVTVYEANAPTGGAPAPSNNVAVYLDIAADVDVSNDVTVSVTVDASALEDAGIATDDAVLLHYTDGSWSELGTDVTTDGEDVTLDATASGLSPFAVAQADDDDDSTGGGNTGGGQTGGDDGDTDDTPTATPDDGTPDDGSTPDDGTPDDGTPDDGAPVDGTPDDGTTDVTSPEPDDDGPGPLLIGGLVIVVLAIAGAAYVVYGREQA
- a CDS encoding SHOCT domain-containing protein, with translation MAGRGRGRRGDARPLSRLRERYAAGEIDEAEFEHRLDLLLETEDADAATARERLREWEGW
- a CDS encoding antitoxin VapB family protein, translated to MSKSIRLSEEAYDRLAARKREDETFSEVVLRIAGERSLLELAGILDDEEADALADAIDERRARRRNELEGIAERLREA
- a CDS encoding type II toxin-antitoxin system VapC family toxin, which produces MLLDTTFLIDLLRGDDDAVEKAVELEEDLVQQRLSAMTLFELYHGVARSDQSEEERATVEDVLASKPIHPADAAVMRKGGRLSGELANDGTPIGDGDVIIGATADIVEEPVLTRNVKDFERLDGIEIETY